From Methanobacterium congolense, one genomic window encodes:
- the guaA gene encoding glutamine-hydrolyzing GMP synthase, whose amino-acid sequence MFDPSDFITESIEEIKNRIGDKKAIIALSGGVDSSVASVLTSRAIEDQLLAVFVDHGLLREGEADYVQKTFENRLNFRSVDAKEEFLGKLEGVEDPEEKRKIIGEVFIRVFERIAKEEGAEFLVQGTIAPDWIESQGNIKSHHNVALPEGLVLEVVEPIRELYKDEVRLLGTEMGLPDDMVSRQPYPGPGLAVRIAGKITPEKIKVCRKANAIVDEEVKKEGLDKTLWQYFAVLTDTKVTGVKGDIRDYGYLVVIRMVESLDAMTADVPELPWNMVKTISQRITAEISEVTHVALSVSDKPPSTIELA is encoded by the coding sequence ATGTTCGATCCATCTGATTTTATAACAGAATCCATAGAAGAAATAAAAAATCGTATAGGCGATAAAAAAGCCATAATAGCCTTATCTGGAGGAGTTGACAGTTCTGTAGCATCTGTTTTAACATCCAGAGCAATAGAAGACCAATTACTTGCAGTTTTCGTTGATCATGGACTTTTACGTGAAGGAGAAGCAGATTACGTCCAGAAAACCTTTGAAAACAGACTCAATTTCAGATCCGTGGATGCAAAGGAGGAATTTCTGGGAAAGCTTGAGGGTGTTGAGGATCCTGAAGAAAAACGGAAGATCATTGGTGAAGTGTTCATAAGGGTTTTCGAGAGAATTGCAAAGGAAGAAGGAGCTGAATTCCTTGTTCAGGGTACAATAGCTCCAGATTGGATAGAGAGCCAGGGAAACATCAAATCTCACCACAACGTTGCACTTCCAGAGGGACTTGTTCTTGAGGTTGTTGAACCTATAAGAGAACTTTACAAGGACGAAGTAAGATTACTAGGAACTGAAATGGGCCTTCCTGATGATATGGTATCAAGGCAACCTTATCCTGGACCTGGACTTGCTGTGCGTATTGCAGGAAAAATAACCCCTGAGAAGATAAAGGTGTGCAGAAAGGCAAATGCAATAGTTGACGAAGAGGTCAAAAAAGAGGGTCTTGATAAAACTCTATGGCAGTACTTTGCAGTACTAACTGATACAAAGGTTACAGGAGTGAAGGGAGATATACGGGACTACGGATACCTTGTTGTGATCCGTATGGTTGAATCCCTAGATGCAATGACTGCAGACGTTCCAGAACTCCCATGGAATATGGTTAAAACAATTTCGCAGCGCATAACTGCTGAAATATCTGAAGTAACCCACGTTGCCCTTTCAGTAAGTGATAAACCACCAAGCACAATTGAGCTTGCTTAA
- a CDS encoding DUF2142 domain-containing protein — MINKVREIPPQKIFLIIGIIFGIIFLIVTPPFQVPDEEVHFYKAYTLSEGMLTPEKVGNETGYYVSQSLLYDTQKFRYLRFQPEHKVKTNSIIFSLETPINNNKLVFLDYHNVGVPIPIAYPPIPYLIPALAMGLISFIVNPSVLFLMYIGRLVNLLVWAILIYLAIKISPVHKWVFVLLALMPMTLFQAASLSVDSFTMGICFLTIAFIFKLSFKENNINKKDILILLIFTLLITLSKPGYVIILMGLLMIPIVKFRSKAKKLILLMLVPLTAFISNKLWNSLLVLDTATGGSGRHNSFYSIIADPINFINIVINTINLKFNFYLVTFVGKFGWLDTPLALKTSIAVYLAGIYLGIIILTALIDKNKLNVSLKQKIVAFSTSALLAILIFVSQYTSWTAKGATIIEGVQGRYLLPLTPLIFIILYNNKDKIIIKGKKINLSPKNISLLVIPVVLVYLTVSVFTIISRFYLM; from the coding sequence ATGATTAACAAAGTTAGGGAAATCCCTCCGCAGAAGATATTTTTAATAATAGGAATAATTTTTGGAATAATTTTCCTGATTGTAACTCCCCCGTTTCAGGTTCCAGATGAAGAAGTACATTTTTACAAGGCTTACACCTTAAGTGAGGGCATGTTAACCCCTGAAAAAGTGGGTAACGAAACAGGATATTACGTTTCACAGAGTCTTTTATATGATACACAGAAATTTCGTTATCTACGCTTTCAGCCAGAACATAAGGTAAAAACCAACTCAATTATCTTCTCATTAGAAACGCCTATTAATAACAATAAATTAGTCTTTTTAGATTATCACAATGTTGGCGTACCCATTCCAATAGCTTATCCTCCAATTCCTTACCTTATACCCGCATTGGCTATGGGCTTAATCAGCTTTATAGTCAACCCTTCTGTACTGTTTTTAATGTACATAGGCAGGTTGGTAAATCTCCTTGTATGGGCCATCCTGATTTACCTTGCAATAAAGATAAGCCCAGTCCATAAATGGGTTTTTGTACTCCTTGCATTAATGCCAATGACCCTATTCCAGGCAGCATCACTTTCAGTTGACAGTTTTACCATGGGAATATGCTTCTTAACAATTGCATTCATATTCAAACTCTCATTCAAAGAAAATAACATCAACAAAAAAGATATTTTAATCCTGCTAATCTTCACACTGCTAATTACATTATCCAAACCCGGATATGTGATTATTCTAATGGGATTACTGATGATACCCATTGTGAAGTTCAGATCAAAGGCAAAAAAATTGATATTGCTGATGCTTGTACCTTTAACTGCATTCATAAGCAACAAATTATGGAACTCATTACTGGTTTTAGACACTGCAACTGGAGGATCTGGACGACACAACTCATTCTATTCAATCATAGCCGATCCAATAAACTTCATCAACATCGTTATCAACACCATAAACCTCAAATTCAACTTCTACCTTGTAACTTTTGTTGGGAAATTTGGATGGTTAGATACACCACTCGCCCTTAAAACAAGCATTGCAGTTTATTTAGCAGGTATATATCTAGGAATTATCATTTTAACCGCATTAATAGACAAAAATAAGTTAAACGTGAGCTTAAAACAAAAAATAGTGGCATTTAGTACATCTGCACTCCTTGCAATCTTAATATTTGTTAGCCAATATACGTCCTGGACTGCAAAAGGGGCCACAATAATAGAAGGTGTGCAGGGAAGATACCTTCTACCATTAACACCGTTGATATTCATTATTTTATATAACAACAAGGATAAAATCATCATAAAAGGTAAAAAAATTAATTTAAGCCCAAAAAATATCTCACTACTTGTAATTCCCGTTGTTTTAGTATATCTCACAGTTTCAGTCTTTACAATCATAAGTAGATTCTACCTGATGTAA
- a CDS encoding GMP synthase subunit A, with the protein MKILVVNNHGQYNHRIYRTLHYLKIPAEMIPNTTTLEEIEEKEAIGIVLGGGPSIERAGNSAEYVKNLDIPILGICLGHQIIAQTYGAEIGAAGAESYAKIKLDIIDENDIFKGLGDEMEVWASHKDEIKTLPKGFKLLATSPICSVEAMKHESKPVYGIQFHPEVHHTENGEKIFENFYEVCKKLRE; encoded by the coding sequence ATGAAGATATTAGTTGTTAACAATCACGGACAGTACAATCACAGGATTTACAGGACTCTGCATTACCTCAAGATACCTGCAGAGATGATACCCAACACAACAACCTTAGAGGAAATAGAAGAAAAGGAAGCTATAGGAATAGTTTTAGGTGGCGGTCCATCAATTGAAAGGGCTGGAAACTCTGCAGAATACGTTAAAAATCTGGACATCCCAATACTTGGAATATGCCTTGGCCATCAAATAATAGCACAGACCTACGGTGCAGAAATAGGTGCAGCAGGTGCTGAAAGTTATGCCAAGATCAAACTGGACATAATCGATGAAAACGATATTTTCAAGGGACTTGGAGATGAGATGGAGGTATGGGCCTCCCACAAGGATGAGATAAAGACACTTCCAAAAGGATTTAAACTCCTTGCAACATCCCCAATATGCAGTGTTGAAGCAATGAAACATGAATCCAAGCCAGTTTATGGAATACAGTTCCATCCGGAGGTTCATCATACCGAGAATGGTGAGAAGATATTTGAGAATTTTTATGAGGTTTGTAAGAAACTTCGTGAATAA
- a CDS encoding DUF2124 family protein — protein MRKVKEFSGITENILAFKEEVANANKITFAGMPGVCSPFAELFAYAVRDKESVFVTGLDLSTARKVELTPQGMQFSEDADPHADVVALLGGLTLPKANIKTEDVNETVSKILKKDGKLLGLCYNKMFQNAGWDKEIEFDCIINGNLEGFVLKK, from the coding sequence ATGAGGAAGGTAAAGGAATTTAGCGGAATTACAGAGAACATCTTGGCATTTAAGGAAGAAGTGGCTAATGCAAATAAAATCACATTTGCAGGAATGCCTGGAGTTTGTAGCCCATTTGCAGAGCTCTTTGCCTATGCGGTAAGGGACAAGGAATCTGTATTTGTAACGGGCCTGGATCTGAGTACAGCACGTAAGGTGGAACTAACACCCCAGGGAATGCAGTTTTCAGAGGATGCAGATCCCCATGCAGATGTTGTGGCTCTTCTGGGCGGATTAACACTTCCAAAGGCAAATATAAAAACTGAGGATGTTAATGAAACGGTTTCCAAGATACTCAAAAAGGATGGAAAACTCCTTGGCCTCTGTTACAACAAGATGTTCCAGAACGCAGGATGGGACAAGGAAATTGAATTTGACTGTATCATCAATGGAAATCTTGAGGGTTTCGTCCTTAAAAAGTAG
- a CDS encoding DUF447 domain-containing protein encodes MDELLNLESVGMERGLLYETVVTTRNEDGTPNAAPMGVICKNENEVVLYLHQGSQTVRNIKLEEKFVVNITKDPMIFVESTLGNPSEESFEHFNNEFYLKGTDAFLYVEVTRLRDVEREDQFGVSTTTVINAEVKEIVKKKEHVEPLNRAIYGVIEGLVYLTRMDMVSGDMEKLYRHRMKEISRIVNKVGSVEHKKAMKKISEAFSKYE; translated from the coding sequence GTGGATGAATTGTTGAACCTGGAATCTGTTGGAATGGAAAGGGGTCTTCTCTACGAGACAGTTGTGACCACAAGAAACGAGGATGGAACACCCAACGCAGCCCCAATGGGTGTTATCTGTAAGAACGAAAATGAGGTTGTACTCTACCTTCACCAGGGCTCTCAGACCGTGAGGAACATAAAACTTGAAGAAAAATTCGTTGTCAACATAACCAAGGATCCAATGATCTTCGTGGAATCAACCCTGGGAAATCCTTCTGAAGAATCATTTGAACATTTCAACAATGAATTTTATCTAAAAGGGACAGATGCATTTCTTTATGTGGAAGTCACACGTCTGCGTGATGTTGAGAGGGAGGACCAGTTCGGAGTCTCCACAACCACCGTTATCAATGCAGAGGTCAAGGAAATCGTTAAGAAAAAGGAACATGTTGAACCATTGAACCGGGCAATTTATGGAGTTATAGAGGGCCTGGTTTACCTCACACGTATGGACATGGTTTCAGGGGATATGGAAAAACTTTACCGCCACAGGATGAAGGAGATCTCACGGATAGTGAACAAAGTAGGTAGTGTGGAACACAAGAAAGCCATGAAGAAAATTTCAGAGGCCTTCAGCAAGTATGAATAA
- the ade gene encoding adenine deaminase, producing MIRGNVFNVFTDEIYPAEIEIKNGIISCVKPVDQKFEGLILPGFIDAHIHIESSMLTPSRFAEAVVPHGTTAVVTDPHEIANVMGLEGIRYMMDDACNVPLKTYFTAPSCVPATPFETSGASLGPEEVEGLLKMDDVVALGEMMNFPGVLNEYPQVMAKLDAAKRSKKPVDGHAPLLSGADLCRYTASGISTEHECTELVEALEKKRLGMKLMLREGSSARNLRDLFKAGGEFIVSDDKHPQDLQVGHVDVMLRNAVEYGVDPVEAVKMVTLNPSNHYNINIGSISSGKAADIVFVDDLKNFHVDRVLINGEMVADNGKPLFKVNPLELPSTFDLKPKNADDFDIRTDGNNGNVTVRVINVLEDQLLTLESEALLKVSDGTLKPDVENDILKIAVVERYGHNRISNAFVKGFNLKKGAIASSVAHDSHNVVVVGTTSYDMAAAVNELLKNKGGIVATADGEFSSLKLPVAGLMSRDPVDEVAGKLNELHDFVRDMGSKLESPLMTMSFMALLVIPKLKISDQGLFDVEKFEFSDVVKKD from the coding sequence ATGATAAGAGGGAATGTATTCAATGTATTTACAGATGAAATTTATCCTGCAGAGATAGAAATCAAAAATGGGATTATAAGTTGTGTAAAACCTGTAGATCAGAAATTTGAAGGTTTGATCCTTCCAGGTTTCATAGATGCACATATACACATCGAAAGCTCCATGCTCACACCCTCACGTTTTGCAGAGGCGGTTGTGCCCCATGGAACCACTGCAGTTGTTACGGATCCCCATGAAATTGCAAACGTGATGGGACTTGAGGGCATCCGTTACATGATGGACGATGCATGTAATGTTCCCCTTAAAACCTACTTCACAGCACCTTCATGTGTCCCTGCTACACCATTTGAAACATCCGGTGCCAGCCTCGGCCCAGAGGAAGTTGAAGGCCTCCTTAAAATGGATGATGTTGTTGCACTTGGCGAGATGATGAACTTTCCAGGGGTTTTAAATGAATATCCACAAGTCATGGCAAAGTTAGATGCTGCAAAAAGATCTAAGAAACCTGTTGATGGACATGCTCCTCTTTTATCAGGAGCAGACCTCTGCAGATACACGGCTTCAGGAATATCAACTGAGCATGAGTGCACAGAGCTTGTTGAAGCCCTTGAGAAGAAGAGGTTAGGGATGAAGCTCATGCTGAGGGAGGGTTCTTCAGCCAGGAACCTCAGGGATCTCTTCAAGGCAGGTGGTGAATTCATTGTATCCGATGACAAACACCCCCAGGATCTGCAGGTCGGACATGTGGATGTTATGCTTCGAAATGCTGTGGAATATGGGGTTGATCCAGTTGAAGCTGTTAAGATGGTTACACTGAACCCCTCAAATCATTACAACATTAATATAGGTTCAATATCCTCTGGAAAAGCTGCAGATATCGTTTTTGTGGATGATCTTAAGAACTTCCATGTTGATAGGGTTTTAATAAATGGAGAAATGGTTGCAGATAATGGTAAACCTCTCTTTAAAGTCAATCCCCTTGAACTTCCAAGTACATTTGATTTAAAACCTAAAAATGCTGATGATTTTGATATCAGAACTGACGGTAACAATGGAAATGTAACGGTCAGGGTAATCAACGTTTTAGAGGACCAGCTTTTAACCCTTGAATCTGAAGCTCTTTTAAAGGTATCAGATGGAACCCTGAAACCTGATGTGGAAAATGACATCCTTAAAATTGCTGTTGTGGAACGGTACGGACACAACAGAATATCAAATGCATTTGTAAAGGGATTTAACCTTAAAAAGGGAGCTATTGCATCCAGTGTTGCCCATGATTCCCACAACGTTGTGGTTGTTGGAACAACAAGTTATGACATGGCAGCAGCTGTTAATGAACTTCTTAAAAATAAAGGTGGAATTGTAGCCACTGCAGATGGAGAATTTTCAAGTTTGAAGCTTCCAGTAGCTGGTTTAATGAGTAGGGATCCTGTTGATGAAGTTGCAGGTAAACTGAATGAACTTCACGATTTTGTAAGAGATATGGGCTCCAAACTGGAATCACCCCTCATGACCATGTCCTTCATGGCACTGCTTGTAATTCCAAAGCTTAAAATAAGTGATCAGGGACTTTTTGATGTTGAAAAATTTGAATTCAGTGATGTTGTTAAGAAGGACTAA
- a CDS encoding class I SAM-dependent methyltransferase encodes MKQNLKGVSETLLIPLWARAVEAEYPDPIIKDEKAAEIIEEIEYDFAKLDEEWPTQISVVVRTEILDNATKVFIKKHPDAIIINIGCGLDTRFSRLDNGRIHWYDLDLPEPIRIRRNFFDETDRYKMIARSAFDYSWMEDVTPSGSVLIISEGVLMYFTEAEVKDLMNKLVTAFPGAEMLLETTSPALVKQSQKQDLIKNQYSIDATLQWGVKRGRKGMEELNSRIEFIKEWHYFDHHRERWKSIRWLALIPPFKNRFGNRIVHIKFDSI; translated from the coding sequence ATGAAACAAAATCTGAAGGGAGTGTCTGAAACTTTACTCATCCCGCTCTGGGCAAGGGCAGTTGAAGCGGAGTATCCTGATCCAATCATAAAGGATGAGAAGGCAGCAGAGATAATTGAGGAAATTGAATACGACTTTGCAAAGCTTGATGAAGAATGGCCAACCCAGATCAGTGTCGTTGTTAGAACAGAAATTTTAGATAACGCAACAAAGGTTTTCATCAAAAAACACCCTGATGCTATCATAATCAATATTGGCTGCGGTCTCGACACCCGATTTTCAAGACTGGACAACGGCAGGATTCACTGGTACGATCTGGATTTACCAGAGCCCATCAGGATCAGACGAAACTTCTTCGATGAAACAGACCGTTACAAGATGATAGCCAGATCTGCATTTGATTATTCGTGGATGGAGGATGTAACCCCTAGCGGATCCGTCCTGATTATTTCAGAAGGAGTATTGATGTATTTTACAGAGGCAGAGGTAAAGGATCTCATGAATAAATTGGTGACTGCATTTCCAGGTGCTGAAATGCTCCTTGAAACCACATCGCCGGCACTGGTTAAACAGAGCCAGAAACAAGATTTAATCAAGAACCAGTACAGTATAGATGCAACACTTCAATGGGGAGTTAAAAGGGGAAGAAAAGGGATGGAAGAATTGAACAGCAGAATTGAATTCATCAAAGAGTGGCACTACTTCGATCATCACCGGGAAAGATGGAAATCAATACGCTGGCTGGCTTTAATTCCACCATTTAAAAACAGATTCGGTAATAGGATTGTTCATATAAAGTTTGATTCAATATAA
- a CDS encoding ornithine cyclodeaminase, protein MYTREVTLSGHIIDSLALPKTMDLIMDKGGDFKILEFEVGKRKKDVSTARIRVAAETESLLGEILDELSEIGALITELKEVQLLRSEKDKTLPPDFYSTTHHPTYIRQNGEWLKVQDIEMDCMIVFDPETKRAFCKPIGRIQKGDLVVVGREGIKVVPPERPRGKKGVFEFMSSEASSEKPIKSTVKKIAAEIKEIKRNNGKIAVVAGPAVVHTGSAPVLAEMIKDGIVDVIFAGNALATHDIESALYGTSLGICVKSGEATVRGHKHHIYAINEINKAGSIREAVEKGVLKKGIMYECIKNNADYVLAGSIRDDGPLPDVITDVIDAQDEMRKHVKDVDMVIMISTMLHSIAVGNILPSHVKSICVDINPATVTKLADRGSAQVVGIVTDVGAFLPMLKDELDS, encoded by the coding sequence ATGTACACAAGAGAAGTCACACTTTCCGGTCATATAATAGACTCCCTTGCCCTTCCAAAAACCATGGACCTCATAATGGACAAGGGTGGCGACTTCAAGATACTGGAATTTGAAGTGGGTAAAAGAAAAAAAGATGTGAGTACTGCACGTATACGTGTTGCAGCAGAAACTGAATCTCTCCTTGGTGAAATACTCGATGAGCTCAGTGAAATTGGTGCCCTGATCACTGAACTCAAGGAAGTTCAACTTTTAAGATCCGAGAAGGATAAAACACTTCCACCAGATTTTTATTCAACAACACATCATCCAACATACATAAGGCAAAATGGAGAGTGGTTGAAGGTTCAGGACATAGAAATGGACTGTATGATAGTCTTTGACCCTGAAACAAAAAGGGCCTTCTGCAAGCCAATCGGAAGGATTCAGAAAGGTGACCTTGTGGTTGTTGGAAGGGAAGGCATAAAGGTTGTGCCTCCAGAAAGGCCAAGGGGTAAAAAGGGTGTTTTTGAATTCATGTCCAGTGAAGCATCCTCTGAAAAACCGATAAAGTCCACGGTCAAAAAGATAGCTGCTGAAATAAAGGAGATAAAACGTAACAATGGTAAAATAGCAGTTGTTGCAGGACCTGCAGTTGTTCACACAGGTTCAGCACCTGTACTGGCCGAGATGATTAAGGATGGAATCGTGGACGTTATCTTTGCAGGTAACGCCCTTGCAACCCATGATATAGAGAGTGCGCTCTACGGCACTTCCCTTGGAATATGTGTGAAAAGTGGTGAAGCCACTGTAAGGGGCCATAAACACCATATATATGCAATAAATGAAATAAACAAGGCGGGATCCATAAGGGAAGCTGTTGAGAAGGGTGTTCTTAAAAAGGGAATAATGTATGAGTGTATAAAAAATAACGCAGATTATGTGCTTGCAGGTTCCATAAGGGATGATGGTCCACTTCCAGATGTCATAACAGATGTTATCGATGCTCAGGATGAAATGAGGAAACACGTGAAGGACGTGGATATGGTCATAATGATCTCAACCATGCTCCACTCCATAGCAGTTGGAAACATACTCCCATCACACGTTAAAAGCATATGTGTGGATATAAACCCTGCAACAGTCACAAAACTTGCAGACAGGGGAAGTGCCCAGGTTGTGGGTATCGTTACAGATGTTGGAGCATTTCTGCCAATGTTGAAGGATGAACTGGACAGCTAA
- the speB gene encoding agmatinase encodes MFFYTESPLKFAFAREANDFNELESRDDPDKPVFGVVGVPFDGTTTYKPGARYGPRSVREASYNFERYNFILNKNLDATVYDLGDVEVTHGNFKKTSKNVESTISEILDMNMVPLTIGGEHSISYSVLKAFETEDLTVIHFDAHCDLIDRYMDEKYSHATVMRRIFDLNPKEIIQIGVRSASEEEAILASEEGIKQFKTHDVKENISAVEDLMGSIEGPVYVSLDLDVLDPAYAPSVGTPAPCGLNPHELERLIFSLKGCEVVGFDLVEVSSTQMGDITSINGAKSIYDFLCLY; translated from the coding sequence ATGTTTTTTTATACAGAAAGTCCGTTAAAATTTGCTTTCGCAAGGGAAGCCAACGATTTTAATGAACTTGAATCCAGAGATGATCCAGATAAACCCGTTTTTGGTGTCGTGGGTGTGCCCTTCGATGGCACAACAACCTACAAACCAGGAGCAAGGTACGGCCCCAGATCCGTAAGGGAAGCATCCTACAACTTCGAAAGGTACAACTTCATTTTAAATAAAAATCTTGATGCTACGGTCTACGATCTGGGTGACGTTGAAGTTACACATGGAAACTTCAAAAAAACCTCCAAAAACGTTGAATCAACCATTTCAGAAATTCTTGACATGAACATGGTTCCTTTAACAATTGGAGGAGAACACAGCATAAGTTACAGTGTTTTAAAGGCATTTGAAACTGAAGATTTGACTGTTATACATTTCGATGCCCACTGCGACCTCATAGACAGGTACATGGATGAGAAGTATTCCCATGCAACGGTTATGCGCAGAATATTCGATTTAAACCCCAAGGAGATCATCCAGATCGGTGTGAGATCTGCCTCAGAGGAGGAAGCTATCCTTGCATCTGAAGAGGGTATCAAACAGTTCAAAACCCATGACGTTAAAGAAAATATCAGTGCAGTGGAGGATCTCATGGGATCCATTGAAGGACCAGTTTACGTGAGCCTGGACCTTGACGTTCTTGACCCTGCATACGCTCCATCTGTTGGAACACCCGCACCCTGCGGTCTGAACCCACATGAACTTGAAAGACTTATATTCAGTTTAAAAGGTTGTGAAGTTGTTGGATTCGATCTTGTGGAAGTTTCATCAACACAGATGGGAGATATAACTTCAATAAATGGTGCCAAGTCAATATACGACTTTTTATGTCTTTACTGA
- a CDS encoding translation initiation factor IF-5A has product MSKKVVEVKTLKVGKYVILGDEASKITHIQTSSPGKHGAAKARVEAVGVFDNQKRSIVKPVDAKIDIPIIDKRAAQVLALMGSDVQLMDLETYETFELPIPEDLKDKLVEGVEADYIVAMGNMKLMRVKG; this is encoded by the coding sequence ATGTCAAAGAAGGTAGTGGAAGTTAAAACCTTAAAAGTCGGTAAATATGTAATATTAGGCGATGAAGCATCAAAGATCACACACATACAAACATCATCCCCTGGAAAACACGGAGCTGCAAAGGCAAGGGTTGAAGCAGTTGGAGTATTCGACAACCAGAAAAGAAGCATAGTCAAACCTGTTGATGCAAAGATAGACATCCCAATAATAGACAAACGTGCAGCTCAGGTTCTTGCTCTTATGGGAAGCGATGTCCAGCTCATGGACCTTGAAACCTACGAAACATTTGAACTACCAATCCCTGAGGATCTGAAAGACAAACTTGTTGAAGGTGTTGAAGCAGATTACATCGTTGCGATGGGCAACATGAAACTCATGAGGGTAAAAGGATAA
- a CDS encoding pyruvoyl-dependent arginine decarboxylase, producing the protein MKVSITSGRAEGPTKLNAFDNALLDAGIGDINLIKVSSILPAGTQVVELPEFPAGKMVNCVLSYASSDREGDIISAAVALARSDDFGCVVESSGVNRNIEDVKKEAEEMVRYMMDIRGLEIREILMAHESHTVKQHGAVVASVVYLENNPM; encoded by the coding sequence ATGAAAGTTTCAATAACATCAGGAAGGGCAGAAGGCCCAACAAAGCTCAATGCATTTGATAATGCACTTTTAGACGCTGGAATAGGTGATATAAATCTTATAAAAGTTTCAAGCATACTCCCTGCAGGTACTCAGGTAGTTGAACTCCCAGAATTTCCTGCAGGAAAAATGGTGAACTGTGTTCTTTCCTACGCTTCATCTGATAGGGAGGGAGATATTATATCTGCTGCAGTGGCCCTTGCAAGATCTGATGACTTCGGATGTGTTGTAGAGAGTTCTGGTGTTAACAGAAACATAGAAGATGTAAAAAAAGAAGCAGAGGAAATGGTTAGATACATGATGGATATCAGGGGTCTTGAGATAAGGGAAATCCTAATGGCACATGAAAGTCATACAGTTAAGCAACACGGTGCAGTTGTTGCATCAGTTGTTTACCTGGAAAATAACCCTATGTGA
- a CDS encoding bifunctional fructose-bisphosphatase/inositol-phosphate phosphatase: MNEKDIKFWSDVSRNIMDEASEVISPLVGTEKGGEIVKMGADGTPTKLIDLVAEDKVVEILEATGRPVTLISEEIGEHKIGEGASEVVFVVDPLDGTSNAVKNIPAYGISIAVADASKKSKTINSTQSGTANPSEMESNKFKDSNVHDLTIRDIELGFVKNIATGDVYEGVKGCGATLNGKKLIPSTLQDISASSVGAYIYRAEMDKIDGLCKTVRRMRILGSVAIELCYVADGTYDAFIDIRGNLRIVDVSAAKLIINETNGLVTDENCKELNGGLNVLERTSIVAACNKNIHKDIIKILGGI; the protein is encoded by the coding sequence ATGAATGAAAAGGATATCAAGTTCTGGAGTGATGTATCACGGAATATTATGGATGAAGCTTCAGAAGTTATTTCTCCCCTTGTGGGTACTGAAAAGGGTGGAGAAATAGTTAAAATGGGTGCAGATGGTACTCCAACAAAATTGATAGATCTGGTTGCAGAAGATAAGGTGGTTGAAATTCTGGAAGCTACTGGAAGGCCTGTTACCCTGATAAGTGAGGAGATAGGTGAACATAAAATTGGAGAAGGTGCTTCTGAAGTTGTTTTTGTTGTTGACCCCCTTGACGGTACAAGCAACGCAGTAAAAAATATACCGGCCTATGGAATATCCATTGCAGTTGCAGATGCATCAAAAAAGTCTAAAACCATAAATTCAACTCAATCAGGAACTGCAAATCCATCAGAAATGGAATCAAACAAATTTAAAGACTCAAATGTGCATGATCTCACAATCCGAGACATTGAACTGGGTTTTGTTAAAAACATTGCGACTGGTGATGTTTATGAAGGTGTGAAGGGCTGTGGAGCTACTTTAAATGGTAAAAAACTCATTCCTTCAACGTTGCAGGATATTTCAGCGTCTTCAGTTGGGGCCTACATATACAGGGCAGAAATGGATAAAATAGACGGCCTCTGTAAGACGGTTAGAAGAATGAGAATTCTCGGATCCGTTGCAATTGAACTCTGTTACGTTGCAGATGGAACCTACGATGCCTTCATTGATATAAGGGGAAACCTCAGGATAGTGGATGTGTCTGCTGCAAAGTTAATAATAAATGAAACGAATGGTTTAGTCACTGATGAAAACTGTAAAGAGCTTAATGGTGGACTTAACGTTCTTGAAAGGACATCAATAGTTGCTGCATGTAATAAGAACATTCACAAGGATATAATAAAGATTTTAGGGGGAATTTGA